The nucleotide sequence CTCTGTGCTTGAGGGTGGCATTTCTGACGGGGAACCGTTTAGTGCATCGTGAAAACCCACGTCCTATGGACGTGGTCATGAATGGTTGGCTCCGCCTGCCATGAACTACCCATGCTACTCCTTATCTCTGAGTTGTCCCCACAACTACTAGAGATAGGAAGTAGCATGAGTAGATTTGAAAAGTTAACGCATGTCATTTGGCATTGCCAATATCATATAGTTTGGGTGCCCAAATACAGGTTTCGAGTCCTGACCGGAGCCGTGAAAGCCGAGGTTCATAACAGTATTCAAGTATTTTGTAGTCAGCTTGGATGTACGGTAGTGGAACTGAACATCCAGAGTGACCATGTGCATTTGCTGGTAAAAGTGCCGCCGAAAGTTTCGATATCGACGCTCCTGGGAACGTTGAAGGGGCGAACAGCTTTGAGGCTGTTCACGAGATTTCCGTACCTCAAGAAGAAACCATACTGGGGCAATCACTTTTGGTCAAAAGGCTACTGTGTCGATACTGTCGGTGTAGATGCAGAAATGATCCGTAAGTATGTGAAGTACCAAGAAAAGAAAGAACGTCTCCAACAGGAGATAGACTTCAGGAAATAACCTGCAATCTTGGGACAACTCTCACCAGCCTTCTCTGAAGGCTGGCGGTTTCAGCCCCCTTTTAGGGGGCATAAAGCAAAACCACGTTCTAAGAACGTGGATCATTTACTTAACTGGGGAAGCCTGGCATCAATCTCTGAATCTCAGGGGCTGTTATCGCAAGAGGAAACTCAAGGGTAACAGTGGTGTGAGGTGGCAGATGATCCTGTAGTAGTGATGAAATTCCGGCCTGTGAAGGCGGGTAACCGTTCGGAGGGCAAAACCGGAATGACTACAGCCAGAGTGACTGTAGGGCATGTGTCGTCAAAAGCGGCAGATGTTGCGAAGGGGTGAAGCATTCTTAAAGAACAGTCAGACCGCAGGAATGATACTGTGAGCGCACAAGCTGCCTGACGAGGCAGGACATCTTTGGCTGGTGAGGTTGGGAACAATCCTGCTAAAAGAAAGAGCCGCGCTCGGGAGTAAAGGACAGGTAGCAGGTAGATTGCCTTGAGCCAGAACGCCTGTGAATGTCCATGAAGAATCCGGCCACAGTAGAAGGATGGCGCAATCTGTCTGTCGTGAGACAGTAACTGATGAGAGTATATTATAGCCTGTATGGGCGCTTGCTGACGATGGAAGCGCTTTACAACGGATTCAAAAAGGTATGGAAAGCGAAAGGTGCGGCCGGAATAGATGGGCAGAGCCTGAGCGACTACGCCTCGAATCTGCGTGGGAATCTTGAACAGTTACTGCTTGAATTGCGGGAAAAGCGCTACAAACCGCTACCGGTAAAGCGTGTAGAAATCGACAAAGAAGACGGTGGAAAGCGTCTGCTGGGAATCCCCGCAGTAAAAGACCGAATCGTCCAACAAGCACTTCTAAATATCCTGACCCCGATCTTTGATCCGGACTTCCACCCGTCCAGCTATGGGTACAGACCGAATCGAAGCTGCCATCAAGCCATTACCAAGGCGACCCTGTTCATACGAAAGTACGACAGACGCTGGGTGGTGGACATGGACTTGTCCAAATGCTTTGACCGACTCGACCACGAGTTAATTCTCAAGGCGTTCAGGCACAAAGTGGCAGATGGAAGCATCCTGAACCTGATCAGAATGTTCCTGAAAAGCGGGGTGATGGTTGGCTATCAACTGGAAGCCACGGAAACAGGCAGTCCACAGGGCGGAGTGATCAGTCCCTTAATCTCAAACGTCTATCTTGATGCGTTTGATCAGGAAATGATGCGACGCAAGCACAGGATTGTCCGCTATGCGGACGATATCCTGATTCTGTGTGGCTCCAAAGCAGCGGCAGAAAACGCTCTGAAAGTGGCGACCAAAGTACTGGAGCAAGACCTGAAACTGACGGTCAACCAGAATAAAACACACATAGCCCATAGCGGCGAGGGTGTGAAATTTCTGGGAGTTGAAATCCTGAGCAGCTATACGCGCATACAGGAAAAGAAGCTCAACGCACTGAAAGCAAAGGTAAAGCGAATCACGAAAAGGAATCGGGGAACGAACCTTGAAGGAGTAATCCGAGAACTGAACCCTGTGATACGAGGATTTGCTAATTACTTCAGGATAGCGAACTGTAGTCGTGAATTAAAACGGCTGACAGGATGGATGAGGCGCAGGCTGAGATGTTTACAACTGAAACAGTGGAAGAAACCAGCGAAGCTGCATCGTCGGCTGAAGCAACTGGGTTACAAGCCACCATTTAAGTACATCAAAATGCGTTCATGGAGAAATGCGTGCAGTCCCCTGTCGCATTTAGCCATGCCGAACAACTGGTTCAATGAGATAAAGTTGTTCAATTTGGAAGGCGTTAAAACGGGCGTTCTTGCCCCTTATTGTTAAGGGATAGAGAGTGCAGGAGCCGTGTACGAGGTCCGTACGCACGGTTCTGTGGGAAGGACGGGGCAATAGCCCCGCCTTACCTAATTTCAGCGAAGTGGGCAAATCCGTCGTGACAGGGCAAGGGTTGTAGTTCAGATCAGCGGTTTTGAGATTTTGTCATGGTTTGTTCAGAGGTACGCCGTATCAGGCGTTTCTGGAGCTTGAATTTCTCTTCAGGGAAGCGCTTAATCAACTTCAGCAGGGCGGGTGGAGTGCAGCGAT is from Endozoicomonas gorgoniicola and encodes:
- the tnpA gene encoding IS200/IS605 family transposase; this translates as MSRFEKLTHVIWHCQYHIVWVPKYRFRVLTGAVKAEVHNSIQVFCSQLGCTVVELNIQSDHVHLLVKVPPKVSISTLLGTLKGRTALRLFTRFPYLKKKPYWGNHFWSKGYCVDTVGVDAEMIRKYVKYQEKKERLQQEIDFRK
- the ltrA gene encoding group II intron reverse transcriptase/maturase, whose translation is MRVYYSLYGRLLTMEALYNGFKKVWKAKGAAGIDGQSLSDYASNLRGNLEQLLLELREKRYKPLPVKRVEIDKEDGGKRLLGIPAVKDRIVQQALLNILTPIFDPDFHPSSYGYRPNRSCHQAITKATLFIRKYDRRWVVDMDLSKCFDRLDHELILKAFRHKVADGSILNLIRMFLKSGVMVGYQLEATETGSPQGGVISPLISNVYLDAFDQEMMRRKHRIVRYADDILILCGSKAAAENALKVATKVLEQDLKLTVNQNKTHIAHSGEGVKFLGVEILSSYTRIQEKKLNALKAKVKRITKRNRGTNLEGVIRELNPVIRGFANYFRIANCSRELKRLTGWMRRRLRCLQLKQWKKPAKLHRRLKQLGYKPPFKYIKMRSWRNACSPLSHLAMPNNWFNEIKLFNLEGVKTGVLAPYC